A single genomic interval of Roseomonas aeriglobus harbors:
- a CDS encoding DUF4118 domain-containing protein — translation MSGTSGQSRWIERFPLYQDRPWLGTIATLLIAGIALAMREAADPWLPPGFPYVSFFPAVIVTSFLFGVRLGAVSAVICGFLAWYFFLTPRYSLVLNLGAVIALGFYLFVVVTDLVLVHWMQSGNRRLAAEREANRVMAETRELLFRELQHRVSNNLQVAAALLTVQTRQLSDPDARAALTEAARRLELIGRISRQLYDPSGTAHRLVPFLDELCRGVIDATGRGDVTLTVTGDATIGIEPDTAIPTALIVSEAVANAVEHGFADDRSGAIDVRVLRDTASGEIVVSVEDDGHGLPEGFDGGASSSLGLRIATMLAKSRGGRFDLTGAVGARATLVLPGAQG, via the coding sequence GTGAGCGGGACCAGCGGCCAATCGCGCTGGATCGAGCGGTTCCCGCTTTATCAGGATCGCCCATGGCTGGGCACGATCGCGACGTTGCTCATCGCCGGGATCGCGTTGGCGATGCGGGAAGCGGCCGACCCCTGGTTGCCGCCGGGGTTTCCGTACGTCAGCTTCTTTCCCGCGGTGATCGTGACGTCGTTCCTGTTCGGCGTGCGGCTGGGCGCGGTGTCGGCGGTGATCTGCGGGTTCCTTGCGTGGTATTTCTTCCTGACCCCGCGCTATTCGCTCGTCCTGAACCTGGGTGCGGTGATCGCACTCGGCTTTTACCTTTTCGTCGTCGTTACCGACCTGGTGCTGGTCCACTGGATGCAGAGCGGCAATCGCCGGCTGGCGGCCGAACGGGAAGCGAACCGGGTGATGGCCGAGACGCGCGAGCTGCTGTTTCGCGAGCTCCAGCACCGAGTATCGAACAATCTGCAGGTCGCAGCAGCGCTGCTGACGGTACAGACCCGCCAGCTGAGCGATCCCGACGCCCGGGCGGCGCTGACGGAGGCAGCACGCCGGCTGGAGCTGATCGGGCGGATCAGCCGGCAGCTCTACGACCCCAGCGGTACCGCGCACCGACTGGTGCCCTTCCTCGACGAATTGTGCCGGGGCGTCATCGACGCGACCGGGCGCGGCGACGTCACACTGACGGTGACGGGGGACGCGACGATCGGGATCGAGCCTGACACGGCGATCCCGACTGCCCTGATCGTGTCGGAGGCGGTCGCCAACGCGGTCGAGCATGGCTTTGCCGACGATCGCTCCGGCGCGATCGACGTGCGCGTGCTGCGCGATACCGCGAGCGGCGAGATCGTCGTCAGCGTCGAGGACGACGGCCACGGCCTGCCCGAGGGGTTCGATGGCGGTGCGTCGTCGAGCCTCGGCCTTCGGATCGCGACGATGTTGGCGAAGTCGCGGGGCGGGCGGTTCGATCTGACGGGGGCGGTCGGGGCAAGGGCGACGCTGGTGCTGCCGGGGGCCCAGGGGTGA
- a CDS encoding GFA family protein, giving the protein MAITGGCQCGAIRYTAEGQPHHNALCCCADCRKSAGATPVGWALFDQDKVTIVGTPISYNSSAESIRQFCGTCGTGLFFYSATVFPGQVDIQSATFDDPDAVPPVVLIQTAEAPRWLETIHDLPKFARFPGMGG; this is encoded by the coding sequence ATGGCGATTACCGGCGGCTGCCAGTGCGGTGCGATTCGGTACACAGCCGAGGGGCAGCCGCACCACAATGCGCTGTGCTGCTGTGCCGACTGCCGCAAGTCGGCGGGGGCGACGCCCGTCGGCTGGGCACTGTTCGATCAGGACAAGGTGACGATCGTCGGTACCCCGATCAGCTATAACTCGTCGGCCGAGTCGATCCGCCAGTTCTGCGGGACTTGCGGGACGGGACTATTCTTTTATTCGGCGACGGTGTTTCCGGGACAGGTCGATATCCAGTCGGCAACGTTCGATGATCCCGACGCCGTCCCGCCGGTCGTCCTGATCCAGACGGCGGAGGCGCCACGCTGGCTGGAGACGATCCACGATTTGCCGAAATTTGCGCGTTTCCCGGGGATGGGGGGGTGA
- a CDS encoding UvrD-helicase domain-containing protein — protein sequence MPAPAPHPDEPSYLTGLNDPQREAVLTTEGPVLVLAGAGTGKTAALTARLAHLLYTRKAYPSEILSVTFTNKAAKEMRERVGRLVGDMVEGMPWLGTFHSIGAKMLRRHAELVGLQSNFTILDTDDQIRLLKTLIADADIDEKRFPARSLAGFIDSWKNKGLTPAQLDAGESELYANGKGQQLYQAYQDRLKTLNACDFGDLLLHSLVILRTNREVLEQYQRRFRYIMVDEYQDTNSVQYLWLRLLAQERKNIACVGDDDQSIYSWRGAQVENILKFERDFPGAVVIRLEQNYRSTPHILGAASGVIANNGGRLGKTLWTELDAGEKVKVIGVWDGPEEARRVGQEIEACQVAGKSLDDIAILVRAQHQTREFEDRFIAIGMPYRIVGGFRFYERAEIRDALAYLRVIAQPADDLAFERIVNVPKRGLGDKAVSKLHQLARALGVPLSEAAARILDTDEMTGAARKSLGRLVADFASWRTKGADLPHAELARQMLDESGYTAMLQADRSAEAAGRLENLSELVRAMEEYDSLGAFLEHVSLVMENDGGNRGAQVTIMTIHAAKGLEFDTVFCAGWEEGLFPSQRSLDEGGLASLEEERRLAYVAITRARRRAIILHAANRRIYGQWNSSIPSRFVGELPKHHIDEETTMSGGESLWRANWSDRADPFADVARGTGRGPGWQRAAGVGGGVDVKNPGGSFTSRTFTREAPRVKEATRSAVSLGNKGRDDLSMGQRVFHQKFGYGEIVEIEGNKLEIDFEQAGRKRVMDSFVIAG from the coding sequence ATGCCAGCGCCAGCCCCCCACCCCGACGAGCCATCCTATCTGACCGGCCTGAACGACCCTCAGCGCGAAGCCGTGCTGACGACCGAAGGCCCGGTGCTGGTTCTCGCCGGCGCCGGCACCGGCAAGACCGCGGCACTGACGGCGCGGCTGGCGCATCTGCTCTACACGCGCAAGGCGTACCCGTCGGAGATCCTGAGCGTCACCTTCACCAATAAGGCGGCCAAGGAAATGCGCGAGCGCGTCGGCCGGCTGGTCGGCGACATGGTGGAGGGGATGCCGTGGCTCGGCACCTTCCACAGCATCGGCGCGAAGATGCTGCGGCGGCATGCCGAACTCGTCGGGCTGCAGTCGAACTTCACCATCCTCGACACCGACGACCAGATCCGCCTGCTCAAGACGCTGATCGCCGACGCCGACATCGATGAGAAGCGGTTTCCCGCACGCAGTCTCGCAGGCTTCATCGACAGCTGGAAGAACAAGGGGCTGACGCCGGCGCAACTCGATGCCGGGGAAAGCGAACTCTACGCCAACGGCAAGGGCCAGCAGCTCTATCAGGCCTATCAGGACCGGCTGAAGACGCTGAACGCCTGCGATTTCGGCGACCTGCTGCTCCACAGCCTCGTGATCCTGCGGACCAATCGCGAAGTGCTGGAACAGTATCAGCGGCGCTTCCGCTATATCATGGTCGACGAATATCAGGACACCAACAGCGTCCAGTACCTCTGGCTGCGGCTGCTGGCGCAGGAGCGCAAGAACATCGCCTGCGTCGGCGACGACGACCAGTCGATCTATTCGTGGCGCGGGGCGCAGGTCGAAAACATCCTGAAGTTCGAACGCGACTTTCCCGGTGCGGTGGTCATCCGGCTGGAGCAGAATTACCGGTCCACCCCCCATATCCTGGGGGCGGCATCGGGTGTCATCGCCAACAACGGCGGACGGCTCGGCAAGACACTCTGGACCGAGCTGGACGCGGGCGAGAAGGTGAAGGTCATCGGCGTCTGGGACGGGCCCGAGGAGGCCCGCCGCGTCGGGCAGGAGATCGAGGCGTGCCAGGTCGCCGGCAAGAGCCTCGACGACATCGCGATCCTGGTTCGCGCGCAGCACCAGACTCGCGAATTCGAAGACCGCTTCATCGCGATCGGCATGCCGTACCGTATCGTCGGCGGTTTCCGCTTCTATGAGCGCGCCGAAATCCGCGACGCGCTGGCCTATCTCCGCGTCATCGCGCAACCGGCAGACGACCTCGCCTTCGAACGTATCGTCAATGTGCCCAAGCGCGGCCTTGGCGACAAAGCTGTTTCAAAGCTCCATCAGCTTGCCCGCGCGCTCGGCGTCCCGCTGAGCGAGGCGGCTGCGCGGATTCTCGACACCGACGAGATGACCGGGGCTGCCAGGAAGTCGCTCGGGCGGCTGGTGGCCGATTTCGCCAGTTGGCGGACGAAGGGGGCGGACTTGCCGCACGCCGAACTCGCTCGGCAGATGCTCGACGAAAGCGGCTATACCGCGATGCTCCAGGCCGATCGCTCCGCCGAAGCTGCCGGTCGCCTCGAAAATCTGAGCGAACTTGTCCGCGCGATGGAGGAATATGACTCGCTCGGCGCGTTCCTCGAACACGTCAGCCTGGTGATGGAGAACGACGGCGGCAACCGCGGCGCGCAGGTGACGATCATGACGATCCACGCCGCCAAGGGGCTGGAGTTCGACACCGTCTTCTGTGCGGGGTGGGAAGAAGGGCTGTTCCCCTCGCAGCGCTCGCTCGACGAAGGTGGCCTCGCCAGTCTCGAGGAGGAACGCCGCCTCGCCTATGTCGCGATCACCCGCGCACGCCGCCGCGCGATCATCCTTCACGCTGCCAATCGCCGCATCTACGGTCAGTGGAATTCGAGCATCCCGTCGCGCTTCGTCGGCGAGCTGCCCAAGCACCATATCGACGAGGAAACGACGATGTCGGGCGGCGAATCCCTGTGGCGTGCCAACTGGAGCGACCGCGCCGATCCCTTCGCCGACGTCGCCAGGGGAACCGGCCGCGGCCCCGGCTGGCAGCGCGCGGCGGGTGTCGGCGGCGGCGTCGACGTGAAGAACCCCGGCGGCAGCTTCACCAGCCGCACGTTCACCCGCGAAGCCCCCCGCGTGAAGGAAGCCACTCGCAGCGCAGTCAGCCTCGGCAACAAGGGCCGCGACGATCTCTCGATGGGCCAGCGCGTCTTTCACCAGAAGTTCGGCTACGGCGAGATCGTCGAGATCGAAGGCAACAAGCTGGAGATCGACTTCGAACAGGCCGGGCGGAAGCGGGTGATGGATAGTTTCGTGATAGCGGGGTGA
- a CDS encoding type II toxin-antitoxin system prevent-host-death family antitoxin translates to MKHVNLADAKARFSELVHEAVAGETVVITRHGKQVAKLVQDAPEKVKVDVAALRKAAKSIPYQTESAADLVRRMRDSGF, encoded by the coding sequence ATGAAGCATGTCAATCTCGCCGACGCAAAGGCCCGGTTCAGTGAGTTGGTTCATGAAGCCGTTGCTGGCGAAACCGTCGTAATCACCCGGCATGGCAAGCAAGTCGCGAAGCTGGTGCAGGACGCGCCCGAGAAAGTTAAGGTCGATGTCGCCGCACTTCGCAAGGCGGCAAAGTCCATTCCGTATCAAACCGAATCCGCCGCTGACCTCGTTCGTCGGATGCGGGATAGCGGTTTCTGA
- a CDS encoding type II toxin-antitoxin system VapC family toxin, whose translation MMIYLDTSAVISAITDEADSDRIWNWLDDQDAGTLFVSDWTHTEVSSALSIKVRTGQLSVDDRAVALSSWRRFLGASLSTLGCTVEHFRQATLIADRHHLGVRAPDALHIAIAAGAGFRLVTLDRTMAAAAPLLGVPLEPLD comes from the coding sequence CTGATGATCTATCTCGACACGTCGGCGGTGATTTCCGCGATTACCGATGAAGCCGACAGTGATCGCATTTGGAATTGGCTGGATGACCAGGACGCGGGCACGCTGTTCGTCAGCGATTGGACGCATACCGAAGTCTCCAGTGCGTTGTCGATCAAGGTGCGCACGGGGCAGCTCTCCGTCGATGATCGCGCGGTTGCCCTGTCTTCGTGGCGCCGTTTTCTTGGTGCGAGTTTGAGCACGCTTGGCTGCACGGTCGAACATTTTAGACAGGCGACTTTGATCGCTGACCGTCACCATCTCGGGGTGCGCGCGCCGGACGCACTTCACATCGCCATCGCCGCCGGCGCGGGTTTTCGCCTCGTAACCCTCGACAGAACTATGGCCGCTGCCGCGCCACTACTAGGCGTGCCGCTCGAACCGCTCGACTGA
- a CDS encoding glycine zipper 2TM domain-containing protein — MTRFKTIAILAASACAAVALPAAAQTTAEQQRFDAAQQRFDREYQLFRDEMDRYRAAAARNGGYAPRPGTPYRQAPDYRAEGYDSYEDWRDEGGYDPARYYRNGTQYRERVLGPDERVYSGNDGRYYCRRSDGTTGLIVGGAAGGLLGNVIDGGRSRTVGTLLGAAAGALGGRAIERSNDQIRCR; from the coding sequence ATGACCCGCTTCAAGACTATCGCCATCCTCGCCGCCAGCGCATGCGCGGCCGTCGCCCTTCCCGCCGCCGCGCAGACCACGGCTGAGCAACAGCGGTTCGATGCCGCGCAGCAGCGGTTCGACCGCGAGTACCAGCTCTTCCGCGATGAGATGGATCGCTATCGCGCCGCCGCCGCGCGCAATGGCGGTTACGCGCCGCGGCCGGGCACGCCCTACCGCCAGGCGCCCGATTACCGCGCCGAGGGCTATGACAGCTACGAGGACTGGCGTGACGAGGGCGGTTATGACCCCGCGCGCTACTACCGCAACGGCACCCAGTATCGCGAGCGTGTCCTCGGGCCCGACGAGCGCGTCTATTCGGGCAATGACGGCCGCTATTACTGCCGCCGCAGCGACGGCACGACCGGCCTGATCGTCGGCGGCGCGGCGGGCGGCCTGCTCGGCAACGTCATCGATGGCGGACGCTCGCGCACGGTCGGCACGCTTCTCGGTGCCGCCGCCGGTGCGCTTGGCGGCCGGGCGATCGAGCGGAGCAACGACCAGATCCGCTGCCGCTAA